Genomic segment of Pseudorca crassidens isolate mPseCra1 chromosome 10, mPseCra1.hap1, whole genome shotgun sequence:
AAGTGGCGCCGACTCGCAGCCGGAGTGGACCCTGGACCGGGCCTACCGCGACACTCGCGTGGAACTCTGAGGGGAGTGTCCGTCGCGGTCCCCAGCCGCAGGTCACCTGCTGCCCGAGGTTGGGGGCCCTACCCCTGTCCAGCTGCAGGCCAAAGGCCTGGCCGATGTTttgccccatccccacctccagccGCGATTAGGGCACAGTTCCCATATCCATGTTATTTATTGTGTACAGCCCCGTGCTTCCCCAACAAATAAAACTACGCGGCTTGGAGCTGCAGGGCCGAGAACCTCGGAACAGGCTGTAGGCATaatgggcggggcggggcgccgCGGCCGGGTGCATGCTGTGACGTCACGTGAGGGGAGGGCGATTCGGCCCCGCCAATCCCAGCCGGACGGCGTGGGGCGGAGAGTCGTCGTCATTGGGCCCCGGCGGCAGGCGCCCCTGCCTCTGCTACCTGTTGCTACGGGCGCTGTAGAGCTGCAGCGAGGCGCGCGGGAAGGCTCGTCTCGCGAGAGCTCGGCTCTCTTCTTGACTGTGGCAGCTGCAGCGGTTCTGGGACTGACATGGACGCTCACGAGGACTACGTTTGGCCGAGGGCAACCTCGGAGCTCATTCTCCTCCCGGTCACGGGTCTGGAGTGCGTGGGGGAGCGGCTTTTGGCCGGTGAGTTTTGGTTGAGGCGCGCGCTAGCGGAGAAGAAACTGAACGCTCGCCTGGGGAGCGGCCTTAAGAACAAAGGGATGCCCCGAGGAGGAGGACGGGCGGCGGGCGGGAGCCCGGAGATGGCGGGGCTGAAGCGCGGCCCGAGGAGTCCAGGAAACAAAAAACTGAGGTGGCTCCCGAGGCCTTTCATAAACTGCAGGTGACGCGGAGAGGGCGGGTGGGACGGCAAAAAGGAGCGGGGAAACGCGGtcggcgggggcgggggaagggaaTGAGGGAAGCCTGTGGCCGCTTCGATGGGTTGGGCCTCTCCTGAGGGGGCTCGGCGAGTAGGTCGGCGATGAGGCCCCCCCCCGTGGGCGGGTCCAGAGCCCGGGGCGTGGCCTTTCGGGGGTGGGCAAGGCCCAGAAGGGGGTGTGGCCTCTCCGGTGTGAGAGTGCGGCGGGTGAGGCTCTTACCTAGAAGGTGGAGATGAAGAGCCTCTGACCAGGATGGGGTCGCGGGAAGCTGAGGACGAGACCTTTCTGAGTAGGCCAGTGCGGAGGCTCAGGTCTCTCCCGAGATGGTTGGGTTCCAGGAAGTCTGATGTCGATGCCCCTCCGAGGAAGGTCGGCTCGGGTAGCAGAGGCCAGGGATCTGAGGCGGCAGAGACCTGAGGAGCGGTGAGGCTCGACTGGAAGCCACTAGTGACCGATGATGGTGCTGCTGAGTTTGATAAGGATCCCAAGGCAGAGCACTGGCTGTCAAGCCTTGAGTGAGCTGCTACCAATCCTAACGGGGATGGAtgtatgggggtgggggatggggcgAGGGATGGCCCAATTTTGATGTGGTGTGGGGGCTCTGGGAGCCCAAGGTTCCTACACTGAGCTAAACTCCTAAGGCTCCTGGAGGAGAGGATAGCTAAGCAGAAAGCTGAAGAACCGCAGAAGTAAACTAGAAGAGAAGGTTCCTGGCAGAGGGTGAGCAAGCCAAAGGCCTTAAGACTGAGTTTGTCACTTTGTGTGAAAGAGGGAATTCTTATGAGGCTTCAGTAGGAGGGGAGGGTGGTCTAGGAGAAGAGGCTGGAGAAATGAACAGAGGCCAGTCTATTTTAGGCCTAGATTTGACTCTATCCCTAAGGGCATAACATCCCAGTGGCGAAGCCCCATTGAAAGGTATTAAGCGTGGGAATGGCTTGGGAAGTTCAGATCAGAAAGTTTTTAAAGTGAATTCACCTATTCCTGTGACTTCCAAAGTGACTTTTATGTTGACAGTTCTCAAATCCCACCCATGTGTGCTGATAGTCTAAATGTGTATCTACAATCTGAATTCCCAGCCCTTGTTGTCAAGTGCACAGGTGCCTACAAATTGAAATACTGTTCAGCAGAGGGAACACCAGCCACTCAGGTGCCCAAGCCCAAGAATCTACCTTGTTCCCTAGGCCAGTCTGGTTGATTTGCACTTCATACATGTGGCATCtattttttctacctttattGCCATCAAATTTGAGGCCATGCACCTATGCCTCCCTGACCCCCTCAGTAGTGTTCTCTCTAGCCCATCCTTGAGCCCTTTGTTTCCTGTTCtagccacactacccaaagctcTTGCTCACCTCAGGGCCATCAGaattgctgtttcctctgctacGGAAGGTTCACCCCCTCTCACTCCTGCCTGCTCTTCCTTTGACTAACTGCTGCTGATCCCTGATTCCTCAGCCTAAATGTTTTGTCCTCCAGTTGGCCTCCCCAGACACTCACCCAGTCTGGTCAGATCAGACCAGGGTTTCTTAGTCTCAGCACTATTGATATATTGGAACAGATCATTCTTTGTGTGAGGGGCTGTCTAAATTGTACGATGTATAGCAGCATCATTTAGCCTCCACTCCTAGATGCAAGTAGCACACACAACTCCCggttgtaacaaccaaaaatgtcttcagacattacCAGATGTCTTCTGGGGGGGGAAATTGCCCctctgttgagaaccactggagtagactttcccattttatatccttttttttacccccccccccattttatatttttaaagcaacctATATAGTTCTTTCTTGGAACTTAACCAAAATTATAACTATGTAGTTTACTTGTGtgatattgtttgtttgtttttaatatttatttatttggctgttctgggtcttcgttgctgcatgtgggatcttcagttgcggcatgcaggatcttttagttgcggcatgagaactcttagttgcagcatgcaaactcttagttgcttcatgtgggatctagttccctgaccaaggatggaacccgGGACCCCGGATTGGGAGCgtagagtcttagccactggaccaccagggaagtccctatttattttttaatttttattttatattggagtatagttgattaacaatgttgtgttagtttcaggtgtacagcagagtgattcagttatacatatatatgtatgtattctttttcaagttcttttcccatttaggttattacagagtactgagcagagttccctgtgctatacagtaggtccttgttggttattttattactttttaaaatatttatttatatattttttggttatctgttttatttttatttgtttggttttttaaaaatatttatttatttggttgcgttgggtcttagttgcagctccagggctccttagttgtggctcaccagctccttagttgtggcacatgaactcttagctgcagcatgcatgtgggatccagttccctgaccagggatcaaacccgggtcccctgcattgggagtgtgcaatcttatccactgtgccaccagggaagtcccctggttatctattttatttatttatttaaagtatttaattaatttatttattggctgtgttgggtctttgttgctgcgcgcgggctttctctagttgcggtgagtgggggctactctttgttgcggtgcgagggcttctcattgcggtggcttctcttgttgcggagcacgggctctaggtgtgcgggcttcagtagttgtagcacatgggctcagtagttgtggctcatgggctctagagcgcaggctcagtagttgtggtgcacaggcttagttgctccgtggcacgtgggatcttcctggaccagggctcaaacccgtgtcccctgaattggcaggcagactcttaaccactgtgccaccagggaagcccctggttatctattttaaatatgtgtgtgtacatgtcaatcccagattcccaatctatccctccccccactcttTCCCCCACCCTGTAagcatagttttgttttttttaaattttactggagtatagttgatttacaatgttgtgttagtttcaggtgtacagcaaagtgattaggttatacgtatacatatattcattctttctcagattctttaccGATATAGgtgattacagaatattgagtagagctccctgtgctatacagtaggtccttgttcgttATCCGTTTTTTATATAgtaatgtgtgtatgttaatcccaaactcctaatttatgcctccctgccacgtttcccctttggtaaccataagtttgtttttgaaatctgtgagtctgtttctgttttgtaaatatgttcatttgtatatattttttattctggcCGTGcctcgcagcttgtgggatcttagttcccccaccagggatcaaacccggggcctcggcagtgagagcgtgtAGTCATAACCTCTGGaccgacagggaattccctgtttgtagactttttgttgatggccattctgaccggtgtgaggtgatacctcattgtagttttgatttgcatttctctgataattagtgatgttgagcatcttttcatgtattttttagcCATCTGTTGTGTGATATTGTTTAATGTCTTCCTAATCCACAGGAGCAGGGTCTTTATTCATTACTGCAGCATATAGTTCATTGTCTGGTTCATAATCGAtgttctgcaattttttttttttttttggactgcaTTACGGCTCCTGGAAATCAGGAGGGGTTCTGCTGTGGACCCAAGGTGGAGAGATTGACTTACTGGGTCTGCCTCTCCCCTGGGGGAGGTGGAAGTGGGAAGAATGCATGTAGAGGTAAATGAGGCCAAGGATTTGGGGACTAAAGCTGAGAGGATTCCTGTCTGAAGCATGAGAAGTTAGGTGGGGTGAGGAGGAGACTGAGTTTGAGGAATTCATGGTTGAATTGAATGTGATGGGTGACTGATGAGGGGATCAGAAAGTCAGCACTGAAGGTACAGCTGAAGGTGAGACCAAGGATTTTCCAAGGTTCAAGACTGCAGGACTGAGTGACCTAATATATTCATAAGCTACATACTGAGAATTTTCCCTGCTCCCTGTCTCTTCTTCATGGCTCGTCAGAGTTAGGTGAGGGGTTCTGATGCGGCTCTTTGCCTCTGTCCAGGTGAGGGGCCAGATGTCCTGGTGTACACCTTGGATTTTGGTGGACATCTGCGGATGATGAAACGAGTGCAGAACCTGCTTGGCCACTATCTTATTCATGGGTTCCGAGTGCGACCAGAGCCCAACGGAGACCTTGACTCGGAGGCCATGGTGGCGGTGTTTGGGAGCAAGGGACTCCGAATTGTGAAAATTGGCTGGGGACAGGGCCGCTTCCGGGAGCTCTGGCGTTCTGGCCTGTGGAACATGTCTGACTGGATCTGGGATGCCCGTTGGCTTGAGGGGAACATGGCCTTGGCCCTGGGCCACAACTCAGTGGTGCTGTATGACCCTGTGGTAGGGTGCATGCTGCAGGACGTACCCTGCACGGACAGGTGCACCCTCTCCTCAGCCTGTCTGATTGGAGATACCTGGAAGGAGCTGACCATAGTGGCGGGTGCCGTTTCCAACCAGCTCCTGGTCTGGTACCCAGCAGCTGCTTTAATAGACAATAAGCCAGTAGCCCCCGACCGACGGGTTAGTGGGCACGTGGGTGTCATCTTCAGCATGTCATACCTGGAAAGCAAAGGGCTGTTGGCCACAGCTTCAGAAGACCGAAGTGTTCGCATCTGGAAGGTGGGTGACCTGCGGGTGCCTGGGGGTCGGGTGCAGAATATTGGGCACTGCTTTGGGCACAGTGCCCGTGTATGGCAGGTCAAGCTCCTAGAAAATTACCTTATCAGTGCAGGAGAAGACTGCGTCTGCTTGGTATGGAGCCACGAAGGCGAAATCCTCCAGGCCTTTCGGGGCCACCAGGGCCGTGGGATCCGGGCCATAGCTGCTCATGAGAGACAGGCCTGGGTGATCACTGGGGGCGATGACTCAGGCATTCGGCTATGGCACCTGATGGGGCGTGGGTACCCGGGTTCGGGGGTCTCCACCCTCTGCTTCAAATCCCATAGCAGGCCAGGTGCCCTCAAGGCTGTGACGCTGGCTGGCTCATGGCGAGTACTGGCAGTGACTGATACAGGGGCCCTGTACCTTTATGACCTCGAGGTCAAGTGCTGGGAGCAGCTGCTGGAGGACAAGTGCTTCCAGTCCTACTGCCTCCTGGAGGCAGCCCCTGGTCCTGAGGGCTTCGGACTGTGTGCCATGGCCAATGGGGAAGGTCATGTCAAGGTTGTCCCCATCAACACTCCAACTGCAGCTGTGGACCTGACCCTGTTCCATGGGAAGGTGCACAGCCTGAGCTGGGCCTTGCGTGGCTACGAGGAGCTTCTGTTGCTAGCATCGGGCCCTGGTGGTGTGGTGGCTTGCCTAGAGATCTCTGCTGCGCCCTCTGGCAAGGCCATCTTTGTCAAGGAACGTTGCCGGTACCTCCTACCTCCAAGCAAGCAGAGATGGCACACATGCAGTGCCTTCCTACCCCCGGGCGACTTCCTGGTGTGCGGGGACCGCCGGGGCTCCGTGTTGCTGTTCCCCTCCCGACCAGATTTGCTCAAGGATCTTGGGGTCGGAGGCAAAGTTGGGGCTGCTACTGGAGCACTTGGAACGGGTAGTGGCAGTGGTGGGAGTGAGAACACCTTGGCTGAGTGGGGCCCTGTGTCCACCCTCCCTTTTCTGCATGGGAAACAGGGTGTGACCTCAGTCACCTGCCATGGTGGCTACGTGTACACTACAGGGCGTGATGGTGCCTACTACCAGCTGTTGGTGCGAGGTGGCCAACTCCAGCCAGTCCTAAGGCAAAAATCCTGTCGAGGTATGAACTGGGTGGCTGGGCTCCGAATGGTGGCTGATGGGAGCATGGTCATCCTGGGTTTCCACGCCAAGGAGTTTGTGGTGTGGAGCCCCCGGTCGCATGAGAAGCTGCACATTATCAACTGTGGTGGAGGGCATCGCTCCTGGGCCTTCTCTGATACCGAGGCAGCTATGGCTTTTGCCTACCTCAAGGATGGGGATGTCATGCTGTACCGGGCTCTTGGTGGCTGCACGCGGCCACATGTGATTCTCCGGGAGAGCCTACATGGCCGTGAGATCACTTGTGTAAAGCGTGTGGGCACCGTCACCCTGGGGCCTGAATTTGGGGTGCCCAGCTTCATGCAGCCTGACCACCTGGAGCCCGGTAGTGAGGGCCCTGGCCTGATCGACATTGTGATAACGTGCAGCGAGGACACCACCGTCTGTATCCTGGCACTCCCCACAGCCACAGGCTCAGCCCATGCGCTTACAGCTGTCTGTAACCACATCTCCTCGGTGCGTGCAGTGGCTGTGTGGGGCACTGGCACCCCAGGTGGCCCTCAGGATCCTCGGCCTGGCCTGACTGCCCATGTGGTATCTGCGGGGGGCAGGGCTGAGATGCACTGCTTCACAATCATGGTCAGCCCAGACCCCAGCACCCCAAGCCGCCTTGCCTGCCATGTCATGCACCTTTCGTCTCACCGGCTGGATGAGTACTGGGACCGGCAGCGCAATCGGCACCGGATGATCAAGGTGGACCCAGAGACCAGGTGAGGTGCACTGTCAGACAggagcatggggtgggggggcatgcAGGGCAAGCCCTGTGCCGCTGCTCCAAGGCTCTGCCTGATGGCTGTGTACTGTCCTTGCAGGTACATGTCCCTAGCTGTGTGTGAGCTCGACCGGCCTGGCCTTGGCCCCCTTGTGGCTGCAGCCTGTAGCGATGGGGCAGTGAGGTGAGCATATAGGACCCAGGGGGCctggagacaaaagaaaaggaTGTAAGGATGTTTAGAATGGGTTCTGAGCTGGCCCATCCTCTGCACCCCCCAGGCTCTTTCTCTTGCAGGACTCTGGGCAGCGGCTACAGCTCCTGGCTGAAACCTTCCACCACAAGCGCTGTGTGCTCAAGGTCCACTCCTTCACACACGAGGCAACCAATCAGCGGCGGTGAGAGGGGCTGCATGGTGGTCCTGCATGGGTTTGGTGGGGGCTCCTATtgctttccatcccctcactgacCCAGCTGCCTTTTCCTGGCTACCAGGAGGCTGTTCCTGTGCAGTGCAGCCACGGATGGCAGCCTGGCCTTCTGGGATCTCACCACTGTGCTGGACCATGGCTCTcctgccctggagcctccagcAGACCCTGGGCTTCCCTACCGTGAGTAGCTAGAGTGCCACTGTGGctgtccccccacctcccagtgCACTCAGCCAAGTGTTGAGCTGGGTAGTGACAACCATCTTCTTCCAGGGCTGGGCAGCCCCTGCCTGACTCTCCAGGCTCACAGCTGTGGTGTCAACAGCCTGCACACTTTGCCCACACGTGAGGGCCATCTTGTGGCCAGTGGCAGTGAGGATGGCTCCCTCCACATCTTTGTGCTTACTGTGGAGGTGCCAGAGCTGGAAGAGGCTGTGGGGGGTGCTGAGCTGGTGCCCCAGCTGCAAGTGCTGGAAGAATACTCTCTCCCCTGTGCACATGCTGCCCATGTGACAGGCCTCAAGATCTTAAGCCCAAGCCTCATGGTCTCAGCCTCCATCGACCAACGGCTTACCTTCTGGCGTCTGGGGCATGGTGAGCCCACCTTTATGAACAGTACAGTGTACCACGTAGCAGATGTGGCCGACATGGACTGCTGGCCCGTGAGCCCCGAGTTTGGCCACCGCTGTGCTCTTGGGGGCCAGGGCCTTGAGGTTTACAACTGGTATGACTGAGATGTCCCGCGGTGGCCGGCATGCTGGGCATGGGGCCTGCTCACAGACAGAGTGACTATCTGTGCCCATGCCCAGTGTGCCTtgaggggaggaagaggcagcCGCGGGCTCCTGACTCAAGAGCAGGAGCTGGAGGTGAGTTGAAAGCCACCTGGGCAGACCAAGAATATGCCCCACTCCCCACAATGGGACAAAACTTTGTCACAGAAGCAATTTATTTTGGCTCCGGGTCTCTTAACAAAatctgtgggttttttccctttcagttgaTGACTTTGTGGACATTCCCAGATATTGGGGCCTCTGTGGCCTTAGATGTGACTCAGTGGAGGGAGACCCAGCATGGCCAGCCCGGTGTGGAGCACTTCACGCACAGCCCGCAGAAGCTGCAGACGGGCAAACATTTGACCAAACAAGTGTGGTCGAGGCTCCTGGAGGAGAGAAAGGGGCCTGCTGGTCTCATCCTTTGCTTCCCCTGCACCCCCCACATATGCCCTTTTGCTGTGCACTTACCCCTAGGATGTGTACCCGGTTATAGTATGAGCTGAAATCCATGCTGAGCTGTACCAGGAACTTGCACACCTAGAGACAAGAGACTGAGTCACTGGCCTGTCTCTGTGCCCCAGAATAAAGACTAGTGTGTGCAGTCCATCCCAGTGTCCTCTGCCTTACCATCTCTGTGCGTGCAGTGATGTGGAGCCCTGGGGCTGTGCAGGGTAGGGCTGCTGTCTGGCTCAGCAGGTCTGGGAAGGGGAGGATGCTGTTGAAGAGCAGCAACCACTCACCCTGTGGGGGAGAAGGGTGCTGGGAGGGAAAGGCCTGAACTTCCCACATGTGACAGCTACCCAAGAGGGGCACTCACCTCATCATGTAGCAAAGAGAAATCCAGACTGCTCACAGGTGGGAAAGTGGGGTACAGACCTTGTTCCATGCTGCACTTGTAACTCTCAAAGAGTGTGGCAAGACGTGCACAATTATACATGACAAAGGTGCCACTTTTGGTGCCCTTTGTGGAAATGCTGCTGTCGGCCAGGGCCAAGAGAAGCTGAGGAATAAGGGCACAgctgcagagggagggacagccACTGCACACCCTgtccccccagccctggcccagcaTGGCGCCCAGGCTCACCTGACTTTGTGGGGCTGTGCTGAGCATCTCAAACTTAATGGTTGCCACAGAGAGAACCCTGAAGATTTCCATCCAGGCTGAGTCTGAAGGAGTACGGATCAGTTAATCAGTCTCTACAGGCAGGGAACgaggggggggcaggggggcaaaTGACCTTCCCCTACCCAAAGCACAGCCAGGGTCTCCCAGGCGCACCTTGTGCCAGGTCCCTACCGCGCTTCAGTGCTGAGGCCTTGCACACCTGGGCATGCCGGAGCCTGCATTTTGAAAAGAGTGAGAGGAGGACCAGGGGGCAGAGTCCCCCACCGCAACTACCCTGGCTTGGTGGCCTTCCTTCCAGCCTCACTCACTCGTAGTACTCGGGGGCAGTCAGGGTGCCAGGTGCACCAGCTACTTTCACTGGGCCACAGACCAGGTGCTTCTGTCAGGAAGATAGCAGGGGCTCAGCCAGCTGGCGATACCCTCCAGGAACCTAAATTTGGTTCCTGGACTCCCCCAGCTTTTTACCTTAGAAACTCCATCCCCACAGGGTAGCCTCCTCAACCTATTCTTCAGTATTCTCTGGGCTATGATGCCTCCAGAGACCTCTCCCAGCACCTGCTACACATGCCCATTTACCAAGCCTAACATGTCCCCAAGGTCAAGTATCACCTTCTGGACCCATCAACTAACAAGTGGGTTTCAAGGGCCCTCTGAGATTGGTGTGGGGAGCCACCATCACTAACCTACCTGTCTGAGAGGAGCCTGGTCATCCAACTTCCACCAAAGCAGGTCCAACTTCTGTTGCTGGAACTCCTCCTCACAGCTCACCACGTGTACAACCATGCAGCTATCTGCACCAGCATCTGGGGCCGCAGCCTATAGGGTAGGACAGTCACTGCCGGGGACACAAGACATCTGGTTTGCTAGAGGCCTGCAGGGTGGGGTGTCAAGTCACTAACCAGGCCTAGGGAGCTGTCCTCAGCCCAATCCTGCACAGCCTGCTGCAGCTCCGCCAGCACAGCGAGCAGATCCTCTGTCACTGCGAAGAGAACACACAGGGCTGAGGCCGGCGGGGAGTGCGGGGCCCGACTACTTTCTGGCCCTGCGAGGCTCCGGGTCCTACCCAGACAGCTGTCCAGCTTGGGGTCATAGCCAGTTGTGCGTCCCCGTTCGTCCACCAGCTCCTTCAAGTACACTCGGCCCAGGGCGCCAGGGGGCAGGGCT
This window contains:
- the DALRD3 gene encoding DALR anticodon-binding domain-containing protein 3 isoform X6 translates to MRLGVEETLGALNAALGPGGPVWFKETRARHLRVRDFLAPRRALEARFGDDQVPERVVHAIVGLQGPGVAPVLSCAPTPAGLALQLRRSAVFERVLGAVAAYAAPTVPAAPGPRVVLHCPALRGSPCALRLSQLRAVLVADHLARALHAHRVSVRLVPAVRDPHMPTFLQQLRVDWPAASERAATEALRSRALAELTPARNAEALPPGALGRVYLKELVDERGRTTGYDPKLDSCLVTEDLLAVLAELQQAVQDWAEDSSLGLAAAPDAGADSCMVVHVVSCEEEFQQQKLDLLWWKLDDQAPLRQKHLVCGPVKVAGAPGTLTAPEYYELRHAQVCKASALKRGRDLAQDSAWMEIFRVLSVATIKFEMLSTAPQSQLLLALADSSISTKGTKSGTFVMYNCARLATLFESYKCSMEQGLYPTFPPVSSLDFSLLHDEGEWLLLFNSILPFPDLLSQTAALPCTAPGLHITARTEMVCKFLVQLSMDFSSYYNRVHILGEPRPHLFGQMFARLQLLRAVREVLHTGLAMLGLPPLSHI
- the DALRD3 gene encoding DALR anticodon-binding domain-containing protein 3 isoform X5; translation: MRPTGLILPRGSNPDRDLVPGKAPTTHIVWGPRCALRLEVTGVDVGEPRRWPPLEPEVPERVVHAIVGLQGPGVAPVLSCAPTPAGLALQLRRSAVFERVLGAVAAYAAPTVPAAPGPRVVLHCPALRGSPCALRLSQLRAVLVADHLARALHAHRVSVRLVPAVRDPHMPTFLQQLRVDWPAASERAATEALRSRALAELTPARNAEALPPGALGRVYLKELVDERGRTTGYDPKLDSCLVTEDLLAVLAELQQAVQDWAEDSSLGLAAAPDAGADSCMVVHVVSCEEEFQQQKLDLLWWKLDDQAPLRQKHLVCGPVKVAGAPGTLTAPEYYELRHAQVCKASALKRDSAWMEIFRVLSVATIKFEMLSTAPQSQLLLALADSSISTKGTKSGTFVMYNCARLATLFESYKCSMEQGLYPTFPPVSSLDFSLLHDEHPSPPQGEWLLLFNSILPFPDLLSQTAALPCTAPGLHITARTEMVCKFLVQLSMDFSSYYNRVHILGEPRPHLFGQMFARLQLLRAVREVLHTGLAMLGLPPLSHI
- the DALRD3 gene encoding DALR anticodon-binding domain-containing protein 3 isoform X2, encoding MRPTGLILPRGSNPDRDLVPGKAPTTHIVWGPRCALRLEVTGVDVGEPRRWPPLEPEVPERVVHAIVGLQGPGVAPVLSCAPTPAGLALQLRRSAVFERVLGAVAAYAAPTVPAAPGPRVVLHCPALRGSPCALRLSQLRAVLVADHLARALHAHRVSVRLVPAVRDPHMPTFLQQLRVDWPAASERAATEALRSRALAELTPARNAEALPPGALGRVYLKELVDERGRTTGYDPKLDSCLVTEDLLAVLAELQQAVQDWAEDSSLGLAAAPDAGADSCMVVHVVSCEEEFQQQKLDLLWWKLDDQAPLRQKHLVCGPVKVAGAPGTLTAPEYYELRHAQVCKASALKRGRDLAQDSAWMEIFRVLSVATIKFEMLSTAPQSQLLLALADSSISTKGTKSGTFVMYNCARLATLFESYKCSMEQGLYPTFPPVSSLDFSLLHDEHPSPPQGEWLLLFNSILPFPDLLSQTAALPCTAPGLHITARTEMVCKFLVQLSMDFSSYYNRVHILGEPRPHLFGQMFARLQLLRAVREVLHTGLAMLGLPPLSHI
- the DALRD3 gene encoding DALR anticodon-binding domain-containing protein 3 isoform X4, whose amino-acid sequence is MRPTGLILPRGSNPDRDLVPGKAPTTHIVWGPRCALRLEVTGVDVGEPRRWPPLEPEVPERVVHAIVGLQGPGVAPVLSCAPTPAGLALQLRRSAVFERVLGAVAAYAAPTVPAAPGPRVVLHCPALRGSPCALRLSQLRAVLVADHLARALHAHRVSVRLVPAVRDPHMPTFLQQLRVDWPAASERAATEALRSRALAELTPARNAEALPPGALGRVYLKELVDERGRTTGYDPKLDSCLVTEDLLAVLAELQQAVQDWAEDSSLGLAAAPDAGADSCMVVHVVSCEEEFQQQKLDLLWWKLDDQAPLRQKHLVCGPVKVAGAPGTLTAPEYYELRHAQVCKASALKRGRDLAQDSAWMEIFRVLSVATIKFEMLSTAPQSQLLLALADSSISTKGTKSGTFVMYNCARLATLFESYKCSMEQGLYPTFPPVSSLDFSLLHDEGEWLLLFNSILPFPDLLSQTAALPCTAPGLHITARTEMVCKFLVQLSMDFSSYYNRVHILGEPRPHLFGQMFARLQLLRAVREVLHTGLAMLGLPPLSHI
- the DALRD3 gene encoding DALR anticodon-binding domain-containing protein 3 isoform X1, coding for MRPTGLILPRGSNPDRDLVPGKAPTTHIVWGPRCALRLEVTGVDVGEPRRWPPLEPEVPERVVHAIVGLQGPGVAPVLSCAPTPAGLALQLRRSAVFERVLGAVAAYAAPTVPAAPGPRVVLHCPALRGSPCALRLSQLRAVLVADHLARALHAHRVSVRLVPAVRDPHMPTFLQQLRVDWPAASERAATEALRSRALAELTPARNAEALPPGALGRVYLKELVDERGRTTGYDPKLDSCLGRTRSLAGPESSRAPHSPPASALCVLFAVTEDLLAVLAELQQAVQDWAEDSSLGLAAAPDAGADSCMVVHVVSCEEEFQQQKLDLLWWKLDDQAPLRQKHLVCGPVKVAGAPGTLTAPEYYELRHAQVCKASALKRGRDLAQDSAWMEIFRVLSVATIKFEMLSTAPQSQLLLALADSSISTKGTKSGTFVMYNCARLATLFESYKCSMEQGLYPTFPPVSSLDFSLLHDEHPSPPQGEWLLLFNSILPFPDLLSQTAALPCTAPGLHITARTEMVCKFLVQLSMDFSSYYNRVHILGEPRPHLFGQMFARLQLLRAVREVLHTGLAMLGLPPLSHI
- the DALRD3 gene encoding DALR anticodon-binding domain-containing protein 3 isoform X3, whose product is MRLGVEETLGALNAALGPGGPVWFKETRARHLRVRDFLAPRRALEARFGDDQVPERVVHAIVGLQGPGVAPVLSCAPTPAGLALQLRRSAVFERVLGAVAAYAAPTVPAAPGPRVVLHCPALRGSPCALRLSQLRAVLVADHLARALHAHRVSVRLVPAVRDPHMPTFLQQLRVDWPAASERAATEALRSRALAELTPARNAEALPPGALGRVYLKELVDERGRTTGYDPKLDSCLVTEDLLAVLAELQQAVQDWAEDSSLGLAAAPDAGADSCMVVHVVSCEEEFQQQKLDLLWWKLDDQAPLRQKHLVCGPVKVAGAPGTLTAPEYYELRHAQVCKASALKRGRDLAQDSAWMEIFRVLSVATIKFEMLSTAPQSQLLLALADSSISTKGTKSGTFVMYNCARLATLFESYKCSMEQGLYPTFPPVSSLDFSLLHDEHPSPPQGEWLLLFNSILPFPDLLSQTAALPCTAPGLHITARTEMVCKFLVQLSMDFSSYYNRVHILGEPRPHLFGQMFARLQLLRAVREVLHTGLAMLGLPPLSHI
- the DALRD3 gene encoding DALR anticodon-binding domain-containing protein 3 isoform X8 — protein: MVQGDTRPPPACPRLLGTAARARSALRGRPGARARGSRHRRPAGSWRGPGTELRANPRGAGAPAAAVRRLRARPRRRGRLCRAHRPRRPGPARRPALPGAARQPLRPPPEPAACRARGRPPGASFARSQLRVDWPAASERAATEALRSRALAELTPARNAEALPPGALGRVYLKELVDERGRTTGYDPKLDSCLVTEDLLAVLAELQQAVQDWAEDSSLGLAAAPDAGADSCMVVHVVSCEEEFQQQKLDLLWWKLDDQAPLRQKHLVCGPVKVAGAPGTLTAPEYYELRHAQVCKASALKRGRDLAQDSAWMEIFRVLSVATIKFEMLSTAPQSQLLLALADSSISTKGTKSGTFVMYNCARLATLFESYKCSMEQGLYPTFPPVSSLDFSLLHDEHPSPPQGEWLLLFNSILPFPDLLSQTAALPCTAPGLHITARTEMVCKFLVQLSMDFSSYYNRVHILGEPRPHLFGQMFARLQLLRAVREVLHTGLAMLGLPPLSHI